From a region of the Alosa sapidissima isolate fAloSap1 chromosome 9, fAloSap1.pri, whole genome shotgun sequence genome:
- the LOC121719521 gene encoding polymeric immunoglobulin receptor-like isoform X1: MRAAVMSFILLIVVSESVCDIQVKGFVGGALLIKCKFDEKYKDKNKFFCKSRDNRCPFESQAKDSRYKEFHERAERLYVVFIKQLALTDTGDYRCVLDNDENKYTEVTINIRPDDCCTQTLTVNSHVGGHADIPCKYPSESKDNRKFFCRQRNVFTCGNLISASSRRFSVADDKAQSIFTVRISNVSSSRDSGVYWCGVRTGGNTDSVTLLTEVTLKVQDPERPTQPPSLPPAVSPLIIGVCLTLAVLMFIIVFMYLRRRHNRTSNPTPPSGDLITRTPRDKEQTCADREINDPDRPPPRPLTERRSPVSNTREEGHPADIIDPSDPTDLSDGPSYATVHFHRNPEQRSRDSTGDAQQAEDSSCEYATVKH; encoded by the exons ATGAGAGCCGCCGTCATGTCCTTCATTCTCCTTATCGTAG TGTCGGAGAGCGTGTGTGACATACAAGTTAAAGGATTTGTAGGTGGTGCCCTCCTCATTAAGTGTAAATTTGACGAGAAGTATAAAGACAAGAACAAGTTTTTCTGCAAGAGCAGGGACAACAGGTGTCCATTCGAAAGTCAGGCCAAGGACAGCAGATATAAAGAGTTCCATGAAAGAGCTGAGCGGCTGTATGTGGTCTTCATCAAACAACTGGCCCTTACGGACACTGGGGATTACCGCTGTGTGCTGGACAATGATGAGAACAAGTACACTGAGGTGACGATTAACATTAGACCAG ATGATTGCTGCACCCAGACCCTCACAGTCAACAGTCATGTTGGAGGACATGCTGACATCCCCTGCAAGTATCCGAGTGAGTCAAAGGACAACAGGAAGTTTTTCTGCAGGCAGAGGAATGTATTCACCTGTGGCAACCTGATCTCAGCCTCCAGCAGGAGGTTCTCTGTTGCTGACGATAAGGCCCAGAGCATCTTCACCGTGCGCATAAGTAACGTGTCCAGCAGCAGGGATTCTGGGGTGTACTGGTGTGGAGTCAGGACCGGGGGCAACACTGACAGCGTGACTCTCCTCACAGAGGTCACACTAAAAGTGCAAG ACCCAGAGAGGCCGACTCAGCCTCCATCGCTGCCACCAGCAG tttcACCTTTAATCATAGGGGTTTGTCTGACTCTTGCTGTGCTGATGTTCATCATTGTCTTCATGTACCTCAGGCGCAGACACAACAGAACATCTA ATCCCACCCCCCCATCAGGTGATCTTATCACAAGGACGCCCAGAGACAAGGAACAG ACCTGTGCTGATCGTGAGATTAATGACCCAGACCGGCCTCCTCCTCGTCCGCTAACAGAGCGCAGATCCCCAGTCTCAAATACCCGGGAAGAAGGTCACCCCGCTGACATCATTGACCCCTCGGACCCTACTGACCTCTCCGACGGCCCCAGCTACGCCACCGTCCACTTCCACAGGAATCCTGAGCAGCGGAGCCGCGACAGCACGGGTGATGCTCAGCAGGCGGAGGACAGCAGCTGTGAATACGCCACCGTCAAGCATTAG
- the LOC121719521 gene encoding polymeric immunoglobulin receptor-like isoform X2: protein MRAAVMSFILLIVVSESVCDIQVKGFVGGALLIKCKFDEKYKDKNKFFCKSRDNRCPFESQAKDSRYKEFHERAERLYVVFIKQLALTDTGDYRCVLDNDENKYTEVTINIRPDDCCTQTLTVNSHVGGHADIPCKYPSESKDNRKFFCRQRNVFTCGNLISASSRRFSVADDKAQSIFTVRISNVSSSRDSGVYWCGVRTGGNTDSVTLLTEVTLKVQDPERPTQPPSLPPAGADTTEHLIPPPHQVILSQGRPETRNRPVLIVRLMTQTGLLLVR from the exons ATGAGAGCCGCCGTCATGTCCTTCATTCTCCTTATCGTAG TGTCGGAGAGCGTGTGTGACATACAAGTTAAAGGATTTGTAGGTGGTGCCCTCCTCATTAAGTGTAAATTTGACGAGAAGTATAAAGACAAGAACAAGTTTTTCTGCAAGAGCAGGGACAACAGGTGTCCATTCGAAAGTCAGGCCAAGGACAGCAGATATAAAGAGTTCCATGAAAGAGCTGAGCGGCTGTATGTGGTCTTCATCAAACAACTGGCCCTTACGGACACTGGGGATTACCGCTGTGTGCTGGACAATGATGAGAACAAGTACACTGAGGTGACGATTAACATTAGACCAG ATGATTGCTGCACCCAGACCCTCACAGTCAACAGTCATGTTGGAGGACATGCTGACATCCCCTGCAAGTATCCGAGTGAGTCAAAGGACAACAGGAAGTTTTTCTGCAGGCAGAGGAATGTATTCACCTGTGGCAACCTGATCTCAGCCTCCAGCAGGAGGTTCTCTGTTGCTGACGATAAGGCCCAGAGCATCTTCACCGTGCGCATAAGTAACGTGTCCAGCAGCAGGGATTCTGGGGTGTACTGGTGTGGAGTCAGGACCGGGGGCAACACTGACAGCGTGACTCTCCTCACAGAGGTCACACTAAAAGTGCAAG ACCCAGAGAGGCCGACTCAGCCTCCATCGCTGCCACCAGCAG GCGCAGACACAACAGAACATCTA ATCCCACCCCCCCATCAGGTGATCTTATCACAAGGACGCCCAGAGACAAGGAACAG ACCTGTGCTGATCGTGAGATTAATGACCCAGACCGGCCTCCTCCTCGTCCGCTAA